A genomic region of Chlorobaculum parvum NCIB 8327 contains the following coding sequences:
- a CDS encoding ATP-binding protein yields MVNPDNLNTALQWLNTTITHCLEVYFSNTEEYEPEPISLFPDNSWLPNFLEQRHPSLEEFTLPLLALAPHLQPDFFSKIIAKFLPDGGDFPEFGGLRGTNHRGILPTGETAQFVIAGDDLEKRLEVQRILSNDHWFAREHILWLEPVPEGEPVMSGRLTLNPEVVEQLTLGTTSKPRFSMDFPAEPIETDMEWSDLVLPATTLQQIREIEHWILHNDTLLHDWGMKKRVKPGYRALFYGPPGTGKTLTATLLGKETGKQVFRIDLSRIISKYIGETEKNLSRLFDKAENKNWILFFDEADALFGKRTDIRDAHDKYANQETAYLLQRIESHNGLIILASNKRGNLDEAFSRRFQSIINFPMPKADDRHTLWMNTLPEQLKIDEQIDWHSIASRYELSGAGILNIVHYCALESLAAPERTLDNTRLEQAILREFIKEGKVV; encoded by the coding sequence ATGGTTAATCCTGACAATCTTAACACGGCCTTACAATGGCTAAATACAACCATAACCCATTGCTTGGAGGTTTATTTCAGCAATACTGAAGAGTATGAGCCTGAGCCGATCAGTTTGTTTCCCGACAATTCATGGTTGCCCAATTTCCTGGAACAGCGCCACCCGTCTCTGGAAGAGTTTACCCTGCCATTGCTCGCACTTGCACCCCATCTTCAGCCTGATTTCTTCAGCAAGATCATCGCCAAATTTCTCCCCGACGGCGGCGACTTCCCTGAGTTCGGCGGACTCAGAGGCACAAACCACCGCGGCATCCTGCCCACCGGCGAGACGGCGCAGTTTGTCATTGCGGGTGACGATCTTGAAAAGCGGCTGGAGGTGCAGCGCATCCTCAGCAACGACCACTGGTTCGCCAGAGAGCACATTCTCTGGCTGGAGCCAGTACCGGAGGGCGAACCGGTCATGAGCGGGCGGCTGACGCTCAATCCAGAGGTAGTCGAACAGCTCACGCTCGGCACGACGAGCAAGCCGCGCTTCAGCATGGACTTCCCCGCCGAGCCGATCGAAACCGACATGGAGTGGAGCGATCTGGTGCTTCCCGCAACAACCCTGCAACAGATTCGGGAGATCGAACACTGGATTCTGCACAACGACACGCTGCTGCACGACTGGGGCATGAAAAAGCGCGTCAAACCGGGCTACCGTGCGCTCTTCTACGGCCCACCCGGCACCGGCAAGACGCTGACGGCAACGCTGCTCGGCAAAGAGACCGGCAAGCAGGTGTTCCGCATCGACCTGTCGCGCATCATCTCGAAGTACATCGGCGAAACCGAAAAGAACCTCTCGCGCCTCTTCGACAAGGCGGAGAACAAGAACTGGATCCTCTTTTTTGACGAAGCCGACGCGCTCTTCGGCAAACGCACCGACATCCGCGACGCGCACGACAAATACGCCAATCAGGAGACCGCCTACCTCTTGCAACGCATCGAGAGCCATAACGGGCTGATTATCCTCGCCTCCAACAAGCGCGGCAACCTCGACGAAGCCTTTTCGCGGCGCTTCCAGAGCATCATCAACTTCCCCATGCCCAAAGCCGACGACCGCCACACGCTCTGGATGAACACCCTGCCGGAGCAACTGAAAATCGACGAACAGATCGACTGGCACTCCATCGCCTCGCGCTACGAACTCTCCGGCGCGGGCATTCTGAACATCGTGCACTACTGCGCCCTCGAATCGCTGGCAGCACCGGAACGCACCCTCGACAACACACGCCTCGAACAGGCGATCCTGCGAGAGTTCATCAAGGAAGGCAAGGTGGTGTGA
- a CDS encoding NUDIX hydrolase encodes MKRSGASIILQNSRNEVLLFLRDDKPDIPYPNFWDLPGGHVEDDETPEMCIRREMLEEIETDVSDCRRHAVYDFPDRIECLFFMEFEAETDTIPLHEGQRLQWFTETEIPWNRLAYGFDLVLRDFFAGRKRSDDDTPPYS; translated from the coding sequence ATGAAACGATCCGGTGCGAGCATCATCCTGCAAAACAGCCGCAACGAAGTGCTGCTCTTTCTGCGCGACGACAAGCCGGACATACCGTACCCCAACTTTTGGGACTTGCCCGGCGGCCATGTGGAAGATGATGAAACTCCGGAAATGTGCATCCGGCGGGAGATGCTGGAGGAGATCGAAACCGACGTTTCTGACTGCCGACGTCATGCCGTCTACGACTTCCCTGACCGGATCGAGTGCCTCTTTTTCATGGAGTTTGAAGCTGAAACCGACACCATTCCGCTACACGAAGGCCAGCGACTGCAATGGTTTACGGAAACGGAAATTCCGTGGAACCGGCTAGCCTACGGCTTCGATCTCGTCCTTCGAGACTTCTTCGCAGGACGAAAAAGATCGGACGACGACACCCCGCCTTACTCCTGA
- a CDS encoding eCIS core domain-containing protein, whose product MKTAARKSSSATQSALHQAPNPFFAKTGERAFFAPAKPSVQAKLTVGHPKDKFELEADHMAEKVMRMPAPAASPSTLKDDKLQKSEDQRLQKATEQDKEIQKKEDNKLQQKDDVDIQKSEDDKLQKATEPDKDIQKKKDDKLQQKNDEELQKSEDDKLQKATEPDKDIQKKEDDKLQQKEDETLQKSEDDKLQKATELDKDIQKKEDDKLQKTEGDKLQRKENSQATAPDAVHSGIRNSTGGHALSDEVRGFMEPRFNADFGNVRIHSDQEAAHLSNRLGARAFAHKNHIYFSRGQYQPGTSQGKQLLAHELTHTIQQGHAIQRAPQVSTASSPPQVQRLGLQDALDYFADKAANIPGFTMLTVIIGFNPINQRSVDRSATNILRAMVEMVPGGHMISQALDNHGVFNRVATWAEQQFATLGDIGSDLVSSLDRFLDSLSWTDIFDLGGVWSRAKRIFTAPINRLISFAKNLASEILGFIKDAILKPLAAMAQGTRGYDLLRALLGQDPITGEAVPRTPDTLIGGFMKLIGQEEIWENIKKGNAIQRAWAWFQGTLAGLLGFARSIPQKIIQTLSSLTITDLLTVVGAFRKIGTAFLSIAAEFGSWALGQVVTLLEILFSVVAPGVLPYLKKAKGAFVSILTNPIGFVGNLVRAAKLGFQRFAGNIVKHLKTALIKWLVGPLADAGVYIPKSFSLIEIVKLVLSVLGLTWQNIRAKLVKIIPEPVLAGLEKTAGILVTLVKEGPAAAWKQIKGELNELKGQLIAQVTQMVSIEIVKAAVMKLVSMINPAGAVVQAIIAIYNTISFFIEKARQIAAVVGSFINSIAAIAAGQVNAAANKVEQTLANTLTVVISFLAKFAGIGGIPKKLVGIVKKIRKPIDKGLDKIVAWLGKILKKMVGAVAQTGLPKDPNKRLQMGLKTAAKGVRAISGTPTQALMSPMLSAIKTRYGFVKLEAYPRNETWWLKGKINPENELDTGKPEKEKTAEEAHNEVMGKMSSSNKTLLQGHGDFTSGHAGRSFTTPTRDSLDDIGYATGDHSNSSIKDPGTKGLPATKWGKKGMGNWIPDHQPPDTLVSGGAASLTFRFYPHSQTSARKQGGAVRVYKLWMKKARKRENNNWAEGVQSQWFW is encoded by the coding sequence ATGAAAACAGCTGCAAGAAAATCGTCGAGCGCAACGCAATCAGCCCTTCATCAGGCACCAAACCCCTTCTTTGCAAAAACAGGAGAGAGGGCCTTCTTTGCCCCCGCAAAACCATCGGTTCAGGCAAAGCTTACCGTCGGCCACCCAAAAGACAAGTTCGAGCTGGAAGCCGACCACATGGCCGAAAAAGTCATGCGAATGCCCGCGCCCGCAGCTTCACCATCCACGCTAAAGGACGACAAGCTCCAGAAAAGCGAAGACCAAAGACTTCAGAAAGCGACGGAGCAAGACAAGGAGATTCAGAAAAAAGAGGATAACAAGCTCCAGCAAAAGGATGACGTGGATATTCAGAAAAGTGAGGACGATAAACTTCAGAAAGCCACCGAGCCCGACAAGGACATCCAGAAAAAGAAGGATGACAAGCTTCAGCAGAAGAACGACGAAGAGCTTCAGAAAAGCGAGGACGATAAACTCCAGAAAGCCACCGAGCCTGACAAAGACATCCAGAAAAAGGAGGACGACAAGCTCCAGCAGAAAGAAGACGAAACCCTTCAGAAAAGTGAGGACGATAAACTTCAGAAAGCCACCGAGCTCGACAAGGACATCCAGAAAAAGGAGGACGATAAACTTCAGAAAACGGAAGGTGACAAACTTCAGCGTAAAGAGAACAGCCAGGCAACAGCTCCAGACGCAGTTCACTCAGGAATTCGAAACAGTACCGGAGGTCATGCACTATCTGACGAGGTGCGCGGGTTCATGGAGCCCCGTTTCAACGCCGACTTCGGCAACGTCCGCATCCACAGCGATCAGGAAGCCGCGCACCTCAGCAACCGGCTTGGTGCCCGCGCCTTCGCCCACAAGAACCACATCTATTTCTCACGCGGCCAGTACCAACCGGGCACCAGTCAGGGCAAGCAGCTTCTTGCCCATGAACTGACCCACACCATTCAGCAAGGCCATGCCATCCAGCGGGCGCCACAGGTTTCGACGGCAAGCTCGCCGCCTCAGGTGCAGCGCCTCGGCTTGCAGGACGCACTCGACTACTTTGCCGACAAAGCGGCCAACATTCCCGGCTTCACGATGCTGACGGTCATCATCGGCTTCAACCCCATCAACCAGCGCAGCGTCGACCGCAGCGCCACGAACATTCTACGCGCGATGGTCGAAATGGTGCCGGGCGGGCACATGATTTCGCAGGCACTGGACAACCACGGCGTTTTTAACCGCGTCGCAACCTGGGCTGAGCAGCAATTCGCCACGCTGGGAGACATCGGCAGCGATCTTGTCAGCAGCCTCGACCGTTTTCTGGACTCGCTCAGCTGGACGGACATTTTCGACCTTGGGGGCGTCTGGAGTCGCGCCAAGCGCATCTTTACAGCTCCAATCAACCGACTGATTTCGTTCGCCAAGAACCTTGCGAGCGAAATTCTCGGCTTCATCAAGGATGCAATTCTCAAGCCGCTGGCCGCAATGGCGCAGGGAACGCGGGGTTACGACCTGCTTCGAGCACTGCTCGGCCAGGATCCGATCACCGGCGAGGCGGTGCCGCGAACGCCCGACACGCTCATCGGCGGCTTCATGAAGCTGATCGGTCAGGAGGAGATCTGGGAGAACATCAAGAAAGGCAATGCCATCCAGAGAGCATGGGCGTGGTTCCAAGGCACACTGGCCGGGCTGCTCGGCTTCGCCCGTTCAATTCCGCAAAAGATCATCCAGACGCTCTCCTCGCTAACGATCACCGACCTGCTGACGGTTGTCGGAGCGTTCAGAAAGATCGGCACGGCCTTCCTCAGCATCGCCGCCGAGTTCGGAAGCTGGGCACTCGGCCAGGTGGTGACCCTGCTGGAAATCCTCTTTTCGGTAGTCGCACCGGGCGTTTTGCCGTACCTGAAAAAGGCGAAAGGCGCTTTCGTCTCCATCCTGACAAACCCGATCGGCTTTGTCGGCAATCTGGTTCGAGCCGCCAAACTCGGGTTCCAGCGATTCGCGGGCAACATCGTCAAACACCTGAAAACAGCACTCATCAAGTGGCTTGTCGGGCCGCTGGCCGATGCCGGTGTTTACATCCCGAAGTCGTTCAGCCTGATAGAGATCGTCAAACTCGTGCTCTCGGTGCTGGGGCTAACGTGGCAGAACATCCGTGCCAAACTGGTGAAAATCATTCCGGAACCAGTACTTGCAGGGCTGGAAAAAACCGCCGGAATTCTGGTGACGCTCGTCAAGGAGGGGCCTGCCGCCGCCTGGAAGCAGATCAAGGGTGAGTTGAACGAACTCAAGGGCCAGCTCATCGCGCAGGTGACGCAGATGGTTTCGATCGAAATCGTGAAAGCAGCCGTGATGAAGCTGGTGAGCATGATCAATCCGGCCGGAGCGGTAGTGCAGGCGATCATCGCAATCTACAACACGATCAGCTTCTTCATCGAAAAGGCCCGGCAGATTGCAGCCGTGGTCGGCTCGTTCATCAATTCGATTGCGGCCATCGCCGCCGGTCAGGTCAACGCCGCTGCAAACAAGGTCGAGCAGACGCTGGCCAACACGCTCACCGTGGTGATTTCGTTCCTGGCCAAATTCGCCGGAATCGGCGGCATCCCGAAAAAGCTCGTCGGCATCGTCAAGAAAATCCGCAAACCCATCGACAAAGGGTTGGACAAGATTGTGGCGTGGCTCGGCAAGATATTGAAGAAGATGGTCGGCGCAGTTGCTCAGACCGGACTGCCAAAAGACCCGAACAAACGCCTGCAAATGGGCTTGAAAACCGCCGCTAAAGGAGTTCGTGCCATATCGGGAACCCCCACCCAGGCACTGATGTCCCCAATGTTATCGGCAATTAAAACCAGGTATGGGTTCGTAAAACTCGAAGCCTATCCCCGCAATGAAACCTGGTGGCTGAAAGGCAAAATCAATCCGGAAAACGAACTCGACACCGGCAAACCCGAGAAGGAAAAAACCGCAGAAGAGGCGCACAATGAGGTCATGGGGAAAATGAGCAGCAGTAACAAAACACTCCTGCAGGGACATGGCGACTTTACGAGCGGACATGCAGGCAGGTCCTTTACGACGCCTACTCGCGATTCACTGGATGATATCGGATATGCCACTGGGGACCACAGCAATTCATCGATCAAAGACCCCGGTACCAAAGGACTCCCAGCCACAAAATGGGGAAAAAAGGGCATGGGCAACTGGATTCCCGATCATCAACCTCCGGATACGCTGGTAAGCGGCGGAGCTGCTTCTTTGACGTTCCGTTTCTACCCCCATTCCCAAACTTCAGCCCGCAAGCAAGGCGGTGCTGTCCGGGTTTACAAGTTATGGATGAAAAAGGCCCGAAAACGCGAAAATAACAATTGGGCGGAAGGTGTTCAGAGCCAATGGTTCTGGTAA
- the cyoD gene encoding cytochrome o ubiquinol oxidase subunit IV — protein MEQTHIENTATEHVSYKNYITGFILAVVLTIISFSLVLTGVVPKQIAVIGLFAAAAAQIAVHLYYFLHLDSSKSQRWNVITISFTALLLFIFIAGTIWVIHTLNSRMM, from the coding sequence GTGGAACAGACTCATATCGAAAACACGGCTACCGAACACGTTTCGTATAAAAACTACATTACCGGTTTTATTCTCGCCGTTGTCCTGACAATCATTTCATTCAGTCTGGTTCTGACCGGTGTCGTTCCGAAACAGATTGCTGTCATCGGTCTTTTCGCAGCTGCCGCCGCGCAAATAGCCGTCCATCTCTACTATTTCCTACACCTCGACAGCTCAAAATCCCAGCGCTGGAACGTAATAACGATATCGTTTACCGCGCTGTTGCTGTTCATCTTCATCGCCGGAACCATCTGGGTAATACACACATTGAACTCGCGAATGATGTGA
- a CDS encoding universal stress protein: MEPFNTILAAVDFSENSDHAFEYALTMAKKFDAHLVVLHVVSEQVDVDLRTYYGSTIPFEKLEEDVMSAAEGMMSDFCSRKLGDYENYSTVTAGGQPYKEILNTAKEQQANLIVLGTHGRTGIDHMIFGSTAERVVRLSDTPVMTIRTHKSGH, from the coding sequence ATGGAACCGTTCAATACCATTCTTGCGGCTGTCGATTTTTCGGAGAACTCCGATCACGCGTTCGAGTATGCGCTGACGATGGCAAAAAAATTTGACGCTCATCTCGTCGTGCTGCACGTGGTGAGCGAACAGGTCGATGTCGATCTGCGCACCTATTACGGCTCTACGATTCCGTTCGAGAAGCTTGAAGAGGATGTGATGAGCGCGGCGGAAGGAATGATGAGCGACTTCTGCTCAAGGAAACTCGGCGACTACGAGAACTACTCGACCGTCACCGCCGGCGGCCAGCCCTACAAGGAGATTCTGAACACGGCAAAAGAGCAGCAGGCAAACCTGATCGTACTCGGCACCCACGGCAGAACAGGCATCGACCACATGATTTTCGGCAGCACCGCCGAACGAGTCGTCCGACTCTCAGACACCCCCGTCATGACCATCCGCACGCACAAGTCGGGACATTAA
- the cyoB gene encoding cytochrome o ubiquinol oxidase subunit I, translating into MLGKLSLSDIPLNDAIIMNAVYGSLVLAAVIIGLLTWFRKWSFLWNEWLTSLDHKKIGIMYIVLASVMLVRGFSDAMLMRLQQAMAAGANPGFLPPPHFDQIFGSHGTIMIVFVLMPFLTGLMNIVIPQQIGARDVAFPLMNSISLGLTIAGAFLVMISLGVGQFTTAGWSGIAPLFEKQFNPGTGVDYWMWALQISGVGSTLTGINFLVTIIKMRAPGLTFMRLPLFVWTALTTNVLMILSFPVLTAALFLLALDRYLGMHFYTNDLGGNMMLWNNLFWMWGHPEVYILILPAFGVFSEVVATFSRKKLFGYKSLVYATVAIMFLSFTVWLHHFFTMGNTPEVNVFFGITTMLIAIPTGVKVYDWLFTMYRGRITFSVPMYWTMGFLTIFVLGGMTGVLLSIPPADFVFHNSVFLIAHFHNMLIPGALFGYFAGIQYWFPKAFGFRLDEKWGKRAFWGWFIGFLVAFMPLYILGFMGMPRRMSHYSNLAWHPLLIVALAGAVFIAFGILSLIIQFIVSIKNRKDNVDVTGDPWGGRTLEWATSSPPAEYNFAVIPTVQNIDDFWDRKERGVAYQRPEKYHDIRMPKNRPHGVIICALALTFGFAMVWYIWWLAALSMAGIIGTVIMSAVTDDTEYVIPAHEVQRIEEERFRALAAAQDSGNS; encoded by the coding sequence ATGCTTGGCAAACTATCGCTCTCCGACATACCGCTCAATGACGCCATCATCATGAACGCGGTTTATGGCTCTCTGGTGCTGGCGGCTGTCATTATCGGACTGCTCACCTGGTTCAGGAAGTGGTCATTTTTGTGGAACGAATGGCTCACCAGCCTCGACCACAAGAAAATCGGCATCATGTACATTGTTCTCGCGAGCGTGATGCTGGTACGCGGATTTTCGGATGCCATGCTCATGCGTTTGCAACAAGCTATGGCGGCGGGCGCGAACCCGGGATTCCTGCCGCCGCCCCACTTCGACCAGATTTTCGGCTCGCACGGCACCATCATGATTGTGTTCGTGCTGATGCCCTTTTTGACCGGACTGATGAACATCGTCATCCCCCAGCAGATCGGCGCGCGTGATGTCGCTTTTCCGCTCATGAACTCCATAAGCCTCGGCTTGACCATAGCGGGCGCATTCCTCGTCATGATTTCACTCGGCGTCGGCCAGTTCACCACCGCGGGCTGGTCGGGCATCGCGCCTCTTTTCGAGAAGCAATTCAACCCCGGCACGGGCGTCGATTATTGGATGTGGGCGCTGCAAATCTCCGGCGTAGGCTCCACCCTGACGGGTATCAACTTCCTGGTGACGATCATAAAAATGCGCGCTCCGGGCCTCACTTTCATGCGCCTGCCGCTTTTCGTCTGGACCGCGCTGACCACCAATGTTCTCATGATTTTGTCGTTCCCTGTGCTGACAGCCGCCCTTTTCCTTCTGGCTCTGGATCGTTACCTCGGCATGCATTTCTACACCAATGATCTGGGCGGAAATATGATGTTGTGGAACAACCTTTTCTGGATGTGGGGCCATCCGGAGGTCTATATCCTCATTCTCCCGGCCTTCGGAGTTTTTTCCGAAGTGGTGGCGACCTTCTCCAGAAAAAAACTGTTTGGCTACAAATCGCTGGTCTATGCCACGGTTGCCATCATGTTCCTCTCCTTCACGGTCTGGCTTCATCACTTCTTTACGATGGGCAATACTCCAGAAGTCAACGTCTTCTTCGGAATTACCACCATGCTGATCGCCATTCCGACCGGCGTCAAGGTGTACGACTGGCTGTTTACGATGTACCGCGGGCGGATTACCTTCAGCGTGCCGATGTACTGGACGATGGGCTTTCTGACGATCTTCGTGCTTGGTGGCATGACCGGCGTGCTGTTGTCGATCCCGCCCGCCGATTTCGTGTTCCACAACAGCGTTTTTCTGATTGCGCACTTCCACAACATGCTTATTCCCGGCGCACTGTTCGGCTATTTCGCGGGCATTCAGTACTGGTTCCCCAAAGCATTCGGGTTCCGCTTGGATGAAAAATGGGGAAAGCGTGCTTTCTGGGGCTGGTTTATCGGTTTTTTAGTCGCTTTTATGCCGCTCTATATCCTCGGGTTCATGGGAATGCCTCGGCGCATGTCTCACTACTCCAACCTGGCCTGGCACCCGTTGCTGATTGTAGCGCTCGCTGGCGCAGTGTTCATTGCATTTGGCATCCTCTCTCTGATAATCCAGTTCATCGTCAGCATCAAAAACCGGAAAGACAATGTTGATGTAACCGGAGACCCGTGGGGCGGACGTACGCTGGAGTGGGCAACATCCTCGCCACCAGCCGAATATAACTTTGCCGTTATTCCGACAGTCCAGAACATCGACGACTTCTGGGACAGAAAAGAGCGCGGCGTCGCCTACCAGCGACCCGAAAAGTATCATGACATTCGTATGCCGAAAAACCGCCCGCATGGCGTGATTATCTGCGCATTGGCCCTCACCTTCGGCTTTGCGATGGTCTGGTACATCTGGTGGCTGGCCGCGTTGAGCATGGCTGGCATCATCGGCACCGTCATCATGAGCGCCGTCACAGACGACACGGAATATGTGATCCCCGCGCACGAAGTGCAGCGCATCGAAGAGGAACGATTCCGGGCTTTGGCCGCAGCGCAAGATTCAGGGAATAGTTGA
- the cyoC gene encoding cytochrome o ubiquinol oxidase subunit III: MDSTYLAEWKEPDRLDMQMLGFWIYLMSDLVIFAILFATFIVLGQNYAGGPGPKQLFDLPYLFGETMLLLTSSVAYGFGMVAMQKEKRRAVLTGLVVAFLLGAGFVVMEIHEFHGLIMAGHGPANSGFLSSFFALVGTHGTHVSFGLLWMAVMMIQVMTKGFTAGVRSRLMRLSLFWHFLDIVWVGVFTVVYLWQLL; this comes from the coding sequence ATGGATTCAACATATCTGGCAGAGTGGAAAGAACCCGACCGTCTCGACATGCAGATGCTCGGTTTCTGGATTTACCTGATGAGTGATCTTGTGATTTTTGCGATCCTGTTCGCCACGTTTATTGTGCTGGGCCAGAACTACGCTGGTGGCCCCGGTCCGAAACAGCTCTTTGACCTGCCCTATCTTTTTGGGGAAACAATGCTGCTCTTGACCAGCAGCGTTGCCTACGGATTCGGCATGGTGGCAATGCAAAAGGAAAAGAGACGCGCAGTATTGACCGGGCTGGTGGTCGCTTTTCTTTTGGGCGCGGGATTCGTGGTGATGGAGATTCACGAATTTCATGGATTGATTATGGCTGGACACGGCCCGGCGAACAGCGGATTTTTATCATCCTTTTTTGCCCTCGTCGGCACACATGGCACGCACGTAAGTTTCGGCTTGCTGTGGATGGCCGTGATGATGATTCAGGTGATGACAAAAGGATTTACCGCTGGAGTCCGCTCCCGCCTGATGCGCCTGAGTCTGTTCTGGCACTTTCTGGATATAGTCTGGGTAGGCGTCTTTACCGTTGTTTACTTGTGGCAATTGCTCTAA
- a CDS encoding YeiH family protein: protein MNNENIQKAIFWILLAASCIPLVHAPMALVAGIVFGIAVGNPWGKSVSVWTKRLLQISVVGLGFGMNLPVLIATGKSAFLYTAVSIALTMGIGLLLGKLFKTPKQTSTLISFGTAICGGSAIAAMAPVIKAESEETGVALATIFTLNSLALILFPPLGHLLNMTQEQFGIWSALAIHDTSSVVGAASAFGAVALGIGTTVKLTRALWIMPSALIGSWLNKAGGKVSIPLFIIGFVLAAVIKTLLPQFDTVWHGVNSVAKQSLVVTLFMIGSGLTREVLAKTGIKPLAQGVSLWVIVSAISCLAIMQGLIH from the coding sequence ATGAACAACGAGAACATACAAAAAGCGATATTCTGGATTCTGCTAGCGGCAAGCTGCATTCCGCTGGTTCATGCGCCGATGGCGCTGGTGGCGGGCATCGTGTTCGGTATAGCTGTCGGTAATCCGTGGGGCAAGTCGGTCTCGGTGTGGACCAAGCGTCTGCTCCAGATCTCGGTGGTCGGTCTTGGCTTCGGCATGAACCTGCCGGTGCTGATCGCTACTGGCAAGAGCGCCTTCCTCTACACCGCCGTCAGCATTGCCCTGACGATGGGTATCGGCCTCTTGCTCGGCAAGCTCTTCAAGACCCCGAAGCAGACCTCGACGCTCATTTCGTTCGGCACGGCCATCTGCGGTGGCAGCGCGATTGCAGCCATGGCTCCGGTCATCAAGGCCGAGTCTGAGGAGACCGGCGTGGCGCTGGCCACCATCTTTACGCTCAACTCGCTGGCACTCATACTCTTTCCGCCGCTCGGCCACCTGCTGAACATGACGCAGGAGCAGTTCGGCATCTGGTCGGCGCTGGCCATTCACGATACCAGCAGCGTGGTCGGCGCGGCCTCGGCCTTCGGCGCCGTGGCGCTTGGCATCGGCACCACCGTCAAGCTCACCCGCGCGCTCTGGATCATGCCTTCAGCACTGATTGGCTCATGGCTGAACAAAGCAGGCGGCAAAGTCAGCATCCCGCTTTTTATCATCGGCTTCGTGCTCGCCGCGGTCATCAAGACGTTGCTCCCGCAGTTCGATACTGTCTGGCACGGCGTCAACAGCGTAGCCAAGCAGAGCCTCGTCGTCACCCTCTTCATGATCGGCAGCGGCCTGACCCGCGAAGTGCTCGCCAAAACCGGCATCAAGCCGCTCGCTCAGGGTGTAAGCCTGTGGGTCATCGTCTCGGCCATCAGCTGCCTGGCAATCATGCAGGGGCTGATTCATTGA
- the cyoA gene encoding ubiquinol oxidase subunit II, with protein MRKNNAYALFKAFSLFFTSFILTGCNKMVVFQPKGPVARDEALLIYTAFGLMLIVVIPVLVMAIGFAIRYRASNDKATYKPNWANSIKVELIVWLVPVIIVAFLSWLTWTGTFRLDPYKPIAAEAKPLRVEVVSLDWNWLFIYPDYNIATVNELVLPAHTPLNFRLTSATVMTSFYVPQLGSQMYAMAGMQTQLHLLADETGTFDGHNREFSGKGYATMHFKTIVKTPEEFQVWVQNARQTANALSMAEYKALAEPNSNHPVTVYSPVVPGLFDHIVGQFTGWMGADGAMKSMTQPNGKAHE; from the coding sequence ATGAGAAAAAATAATGCTTACGCCTTGTTCAAGGCATTCAGTCTATTTTTTACGTCATTTATCCTGACAGGGTGCAACAAGATGGTGGTCTTTCAGCCAAAAGGCCCTGTCGCTCGCGATGAAGCCCTCCTTATCTACACGGCTTTCGGGCTGATGCTGATTGTCGTGATTCCGGTTCTGGTCATGGCAATCGGATTTGCCATCCGGTACAGAGCCTCTAACGACAAAGCCACCTACAAGCCAAACTGGGCAAATTCCATCAAAGTCGAACTGATCGTCTGGCTGGTTCCCGTCATCATTGTCGCGTTTCTCTCCTGGCTGACCTGGACTGGCACCTTCCGGCTCGATCCGTACAAGCCGATTGCCGCCGAAGCCAAACCGCTGCGGGTCGAGGTGGTATCGCTGGACTGGAACTGGCTTTTCATCTATCCCGATTACAACATCGCCACGGTCAACGAGCTTGTGCTTCCGGCCCATACGCCGCTCAATTTCCGGCTCACCTCCGCGACGGTCATGACCTCGTTCTATGTTCCCCAGTTAGGAAGCCAGATGTACGCCATGGCCGGAATGCAGACGCAGTTACATCTCCTGGCGGATGAAACCGGCACTTTTGATGGGCACAACCGGGAGTTCAGTGGCAAGGGGTATGCCACCATGCATTTCAAAACAATCGTAAAAACGCCGGAAGAATTTCAGGTTTGGGTGCAGAACGCTCGGCAAACCGCGAACGCCTTGAGCATGGCGGAATACAAAGCGCTGGCCGAACCCAACAGCAATCATCCTGTGACGGTTTACTCGCCGGTTGTGCCCGGTTTGTTCGACCACATCGTCGGTCAATTTACCGGCTGGATGGGCGCGGATGGCGCGATGAAATCAATGACGCAACCCAACGGAAAGGCGCATGAATAA